GAAGGCAGAGACTTCGGACATTGGCGTACGGGAGGCGCGCAAGATATCTTTGGCCTGGTATTCCGACATCGGCGCAGCGCGTAATTTACGCAATAGTTTGCGACACTTGTGGGGTTTGAACAGTAAGCTCAAATATCTTTCCGCCGAAACATAGTCGCTGTCGACGGGGCTGCTCAGCCAGTTGATTTTCGTTTCTTTCATGGTCCAGGCTCGGGAATCAGGCAATTTCGCAAAGGGGGTAGCGACATAATCAATTTACCCGAATGGCGCCCATGTGAGCGTTCTATGCCTGACGTGCGCCCATCTTCATCAGTCACCTACCAAGCATTGCCGGATGGTACACTGTATGGCGAGCTCAGCCCTGAGGCCCTGATCGACCGGATGTGCACATGGGTGAAGGTCGACCGCGTCTCTGGACCAGGCTCCTGCGATCCCTGCAAGCGTCGACCCACCCTCTACAGACCGCCTGTCCCAACCAAGCTTGAAAACCGATGAATTCAATGGAAACCAAGCCAGCAGTCGTCATTGAAAATCTCAACAAGACGTATCAGCTCGATAACTTCAAGGTAACTGGTCTGGTTGACGTGTCGATCCAGATTGCGGCGAACGCTTTTACAGTGCTCAGCGGCCCGTCGGGAAGCGGCAAGACCACGCTGCTCAACATGATCGGCTGTATCGATCGGCCGGACAGCGGCAGGCTCATGATTGCCGGACAGGACGTGAGCAAATTGTCCGACAATGCCCTGTCGGACTTCCGCGCAAGGCATATCGGGTTCATTTTCCAGACCTTCAATCTGTTGCCCGTGTTGTCCGCCTACGAGAACGTCGAATACCCGCTCATCATGGCGGGGATGCCGGCCGAACACCGGCGCGCGCGTGTCGACAAGTTGCTCGGTGCAGTCGGCTTGCTGGAGAAAGCGAGCCACCGGCCCAGCCAGCTGTCCGGTGGACAAAGGCAGCGGGTTGCGATAGCGCGAGCCCTGGCCCTGTCGCC
This genomic stretch from Massilia sp. 9096 harbors:
- a CDS encoding ABC transporter ATP-binding protein; translated protein: METKPAVVIENLNKTYQLDNFKVTGLVDVSIQIAANAFTVLSGPSGSGKTTLLNMIGCIDRPDSGRLMIAGQDVSKLSDNALSDFRARHIGFIFQTFNLLPVLSAYENVEYPLIMAGMPAEHRRARVDKLLGAVGLLEKASHRPSQLSGGQRQRVAIARALALSPALVLADEPTANLDSQTGNMIIHLMRRIQRKYKVSFIFSSHDPKVIDAADGVFNICDGRITGFERVKRPISE